A region of Rhodoligotrophos appendicifer DNA encodes the following proteins:
- a CDS encoding acetyl-CoA hydrolase/transferase family protein, giving the protein MNYNAAYAAKRRSESQILDLISDGETVLTNGGPGLPNRFLQLLAQNATRYQNVRLCHPMRRETLPLEPELTAEANEGHIFHVSEFTFDKPVIEAVRAGRATYRPNHPSDSARFFPYEIDLLVVPASSMDRHGFFSLGAFGGWVMGFVSKARRLVLEVNSHQPRVLGPCQVHISKVEALFEANYPLSTISLAGMVPTSEEKAIAQHVAGVVLDGATLQAGVGQIPETMLKLLKEAGKKDLGVHSEAMFDSMADLYDAGVITNSRKTIHRNMFTFSLVVGSERIYSFIDDNPAAEMHDIAYVADPRVIARNHRPFSVNATIQIDLSGQCASETIGHQHYSGVGGQWSFHYGAALAEEGRAVITLSATGKGGSVSRIVPMLPMGSAVTISRNDIQYVATEFGIVNLKGTTLEERALLLISIAHPKFRDALERSAREDLKLLRRAAAMPGVAAQ; this is encoded by the coding sequence ATGAATTACAACGCCGCCTATGCTGCAAAACGGAGATCAGAGAGCCAGATCCTCGATCTGATCAGCGATGGGGAGACGGTGCTGACCAACGGCGGACCGGGTCTGCCGAACCGCTTCCTGCAACTCCTCGCGCAGAATGCCACGCGCTACCAAAATGTGCGGCTGTGCCATCCGATGCGGCGCGAAACTCTGCCGCTGGAGCCCGAGTTGACTGCGGAAGCAAATGAGGGCCACATCTTCCATGTGTCCGAGTTCACCTTCGACAAGCCGGTGATCGAGGCCGTGCGGGCGGGGAGAGCGACCTACAGGCCCAACCATCCGTCGGACAGCGCCCGGTTCTTTCCCTATGAGATCGACCTGCTGGTGGTGCCAGCCAGCTCCATGGACCGACACGGCTTCTTCAGCCTGGGGGCCTTCGGAGGATGGGTCATGGGGTTCGTTTCCAAAGCGCGGAGGCTCGTGCTGGAGGTCAATTCCCATCAACCAAGAGTACTTGGCCCCTGCCAAGTTCATATCAGCAAGGTCGAGGCACTGTTCGAGGCGAATTATCCACTCTCGACCATCTCCCTGGCGGGCATGGTTCCAACGTCAGAAGAAAAGGCGATCGCCCAGCATGTGGCCGGCGTGGTGCTCGATGGCGCCACGCTGCAGGCAGGGGTCGGGCAGATCCCCGAAACCATGCTGAAGCTGCTCAAGGAGGCCGGTAAGAAGGATCTCGGCGTGCATTCGGAGGCCATGTTTGATTCCATGGCCGATCTTTACGATGCGGGCGTCATCACCAATTCGCGCAAGACGATCCACCGGAACATGTTCACCTTCTCTCTGGTGGTGGGATCGGAGCGCATCTACAGCTTTATCGACGACAATCCGGCCGCCGAGATGCATGACATCGCCTATGTGGCCGACCCGCGGGTTATCGCGCGCAACCATCGGCCTTTCTCGGTCAATGCCACGATTCAGATCGACCTATCGGGCCAATGTGCTTCGGAGACCATCGGGCACCAACATTATAGCGGCGTGGGAGGGCAATGGAGCTTCCATTACGGCGCCGCACTGGCGGAGGAGGGACGGGCCGTCATTACGCTCAGCGCCACCGGCAAAGGGGGGAGCGTGTCGCGGATCGTACCGATGCTCCCAATGGGAAGCGCGGTCACCATCAGTCGCAACGACATCCAATATGTGGCGACCGAATTCGGGATCGTCAATCTGAAGGGGACGACGCTGGAAGAGCGGGCTCTCCTTCTCATCTCCATCGCTCATCCGAAGTTCCGAGATGCGCTGGAGCGGTCGGCCCGGGAGGATCTCAAGCTGCTACGCCGCGCAGCGGCGATGCCGGGGGTCGCCGCACAATGA
- a CDS encoding ABC transporter ATP-binding protein, with amino-acid sequence MTGIALEVEGISLRFGGVVALQDVTFGVRQGAVHGLIGPNGAGKTTLLNCISRIVEPQSGAIRFGTQNVLKVHPENIAHLGIARTFQNFGLIGGLTVRDNVMAGLHSVHPCRLMDELVLLGRRNRFEREMRVRAEEALQRTGLVEIADQEVSSLSYGMRKAVELARAMAVEPKLLLLDEPTAGLNAGEMNTLRDRLLALRAEAALTIIVITHHLEFLAGVADAVTVLDLGRTIASGTPAEVQADPRVIAAYIGEGD; translated from the coding sequence ATGACCGGCATTGCCCTGGAGGTCGAAGGCATATCCCTGCGCTTTGGCGGCGTGGTGGCGCTGCAGGACGTAACCTTCGGGGTCCGACAAGGCGCAGTGCACGGCTTGATTGGGCCAAACGGGGCAGGCAAGACGACGTTGCTGAACTGCATAAGCCGGATCGTGGAGCCACAATCCGGCGCCATCCGGTTTGGGACACAGAATGTCCTGAAGGTCCACCCGGAAAATATCGCTCACCTCGGGATCGCCCGCACCTTCCAGAATTTCGGTCTGATTGGCGGGCTGACGGTGCGGGACAACGTCATGGCAGGGCTTCATTCGGTCCATCCCTGCCGGCTCATGGACGAGTTGGTCCTGCTCGGGCGCCGGAATCGGTTCGAGAGGGAAATGCGGGTGCGGGCGGAGGAGGCCCTGCAGCGGACAGGGCTTGTCGAAATCGCCGACCAGGAGGTCTCCAGCCTGTCCTATGGCATGCGCAAAGCGGTGGAACTGGCGCGCGCCATGGCGGTGGAGCCGAAACTCCTGTTGCTGGACGAGCCAACCGCCGGGCTCAATGCCGGGGAGATGAATACCTTGCGCGATCGACTGCTCGCCCTGCGAGCCGAGGCTGCGCTCACCATCATCGTCATCACTCATCATCTCGAGTTTCTGGCGGGCGTCGCGGATGCGGTGACGGTGCTCGATCTCGGCCGCACGATCGCTTCGGGCACGCCGGCGGAGGTGCAAGCGGACCCTCGGGTCATCGCAGCCTATATCGGCGAGGGGGACTGA
- a CDS encoding ArgK/MeaB family GTPase, protein MNVAERRAFSRALSGIMRATVDEVLAHQTRIPAAGQAADRIGITGPPGAGKSTLIGHLIRNRLATMGPTARLAVIAIDPTSPISHGSILGDRIRMDTDQDDPRVFIRSLPSSTAQDGLSDNISDILGLIDTFGFSETILETVGVGQAEHAIRLLVDTMVLIVPPEAGDAVQAIKAGIIELPDIYVVNKADLPGAGRALAEMRWLAGQRPRGAWQPPILATSDRQPDSWAALGAAIDSHRGWLRENSDAGAIHAARLHYQVTSLVLRRIKETAGARPLPASLAQGYADCIRRLAHELK, encoded by the coding sequence ATGAATGTCGCTGAACGCCGCGCCTTCAGCCGGGCGCTCAGCGGAATCATGCGCGCCACGGTCGACGAAGTGCTGGCCCACCAGACGCGCATCCCCGCCGCCGGCCAAGCCGCCGATCGCATCGGCATCACCGGGCCGCCGGGCGCTGGCAAGAGCACCCTGATCGGCCATCTCATCCGCAACCGCCTCGCGACGATGGGCCCGACGGCACGTCTCGCGGTTATCGCCATTGATCCCACCAGCCCGATCTCCCACGGTTCGATTCTCGGCGATCGCATCCGCATGGACACCGATCAGGACGATCCTCGCGTTTTCATCCGTTCGCTCCCCAGCAGCACGGCTCAGGATGGCCTCTCCGACAACATTTCCGATATCCTCGGCCTCATCGACACCTTCGGTTTCTCCGAGACGATCTTGGAGACTGTCGGTGTCGGTCAGGCCGAGCACGCGATACGCCTCCTCGTTGACACCATGGTCCTGATCGTTCCGCCGGAGGCGGGGGATGCAGTGCAGGCCATCAAAGCGGGCATCATCGAACTGCCGGACATCTATGTGGTGAATAAGGCCGACCTGCCCGGCGCCGGCCGCGCTCTCGCTGAGATGCGCTGGCTTGCTGGGCAGCGCCCTCGCGGTGCCTGGCAGCCACCGATCCTGGCCACCAGTGATCGTCAGCCCGACAGCTGGGCTGCTTTGGGCGCAGCGATCGACAGCCATCGCGGCTGGCTTCGGGAAAATTCCGATGCCGGCGCGATCCATGCCGCTCGCCTGCACTATCAGGTGACATCGCTGGTGCTCAGGCGCATCAAGGAGACCGCTGGCGCCCGCCCGCTTCCAGCCTCCCTCGCCCAGGGCTACGCCGACTGCATTCGCCGGCTCGCCCACGAGCTGAAGTGA
- the fabG gene encoding 3-oxoacyl-ACP reductase FabG yields the protein MNLGLTDKVVIVTGSARGIGAVIAAEFAAEGARVVICDINAEAAEATAQTLRDKGGQAIAVETDIVRADSVAHLVDRTMETFGQIDVLVNNAGVVKDSLLIKMTEEAWDAVVDVTLKGTFLCTKAVMPIMAERRSGRIVNIASRAHHGNPGQANYSAAKAGLIGFTGSQAREQGRFNITVNCVAPGFIETPLVRALPHYEKIKAKTIENTPIPRLGREEDIADAVLFLASDRASWITGEVVHVTGGRYSN from the coding sequence ATGAATCTGGGCCTTACGGACAAGGTCGTCATCGTCACGGGATCGGCGCGGGGCATCGGTGCCGTGATTGCCGCTGAATTCGCAGCCGAGGGCGCGCGCGTGGTGATCTGCGACATCAATGCGGAGGCGGCAGAGGCGACCGCGCAGACGCTGCGCGACAAAGGCGGGCAGGCGATCGCCGTGGAAACGGACATCGTCCGAGCCGACAGCGTCGCCCATCTGGTGGACCGCACGATGGAGACCTTCGGCCAGATCGACGTGCTGGTGAACAATGCCGGGGTGGTGAAGGATTCGCTGCTGATCAAGATGACCGAGGAGGCCTGGGACGCCGTCGTGGACGTGACGCTCAAAGGCACCTTCCTGTGCACCAAGGCGGTAATGCCGATCATGGCGGAACGCCGGTCGGGGCGCATCGTCAACATCGCCTCAAGAGCACATCACGGCAATCCAGGGCAGGCCAATTACTCCGCCGCGAAGGCCGGACTGATCGGCTTCACCGGCTCCCAGGCGCGCGAGCAGGGACGTTTCAATATTACCGTCAACTGCGTGGCCCCGGGCTTCATCGAAACACCCCTCGTGCGTGCGTTGCCGCACTACGAGAAGATCAAGGCCAAGACGATCGAAAACACGCCGATCCCGCGGCTCGGCCGAGAGGAAGACATCGCGGACGCGGTGTTGTTCCTCGCATCAGACAGAGCCTCGTGGATTACCGGCGAGGTCGTACACGTCACCGGAGGGCGCTACTCGAACTAG
- a CDS encoding CaiB/BaiF CoA transferase family protein gives MANSSRGPLSGIRVLEATHMLAGPYCGMLLADLGADVIKIEPPGGDIARRVGPHFIGPHNVYFASLNRNKRSVCLDLATPDGQAKLGKLATTARGLITNMRPAAIGKLGLTYASLKAHNSRIACLALTGYGLEGPEADMPAYDYAIQAMTGVMALTGDPGGPPTKVGYSAVDNSTGIMAALALVSAILEGKGGQIEVSLHDTMLSQLNYLAGAYLNAGEVPARQSSGAHPYIVPAQIFPTRDGHLALFITHDEFWHKFALELEQPAWLTDPDFATMAGRSVHRDRVIAGIEAVLRTDDTQAWVDRLRPLGVVIAGVTTLDKSVETRLVVDRAMVVTIPGGDGDLRVIGCPIKGNAEAVGYARPPLLGEHNDEIFRELEAME, from the coding sequence ATGGCGAACTCGTCGCGAGGACCGCTCAGCGGCATCCGGGTGCTCGAGGCGACCCACATGCTTGCCGGGCCCTATTGCGGCATGCTGCTGGCCGATCTCGGCGCCGATGTCATCAAGATCGAACCACCTGGCGGTGATATCGCACGGCGGGTGGGGCCGCATTTTATCGGCCCGCATAATGTCTATTTCGCCAGCCTCAATCGCAACAAGAGGAGCGTCTGCCTTGACTTGGCCACGCCCGATGGCCAGGCGAAGCTGGGCAAGCTCGCCACGACCGCCCGGGGCCTGATTACGAATATGCGCCCGGCCGCCATCGGCAAGCTGGGGCTGACCTATGCGAGCCTGAAAGCCCATAATAGCCGCATCGCTTGCCTGGCCTTGACGGGCTACGGCCTTGAGGGCCCGGAGGCGGACATGCCCGCTTATGACTACGCGATCCAGGCCATGACCGGCGTCATGGCTCTGACCGGCGATCCGGGGGGACCGCCCACGAAGGTTGGGTACTCCGCGGTCGACAATTCGACTGGTATCATGGCGGCCTTGGCTCTGGTGTCCGCGATCCTCGAGGGCAAAGGCGGCCAGATCGAGGTCTCGCTGCATGACACTATGCTGTCGCAGCTGAACTATCTGGCCGGCGCTTATCTGAACGCCGGAGAGGTCCCAGCCCGCCAGTCCAGCGGTGCCCATCCCTATATCGTCCCAGCCCAGATCTTTCCCACCCGCGACGGTCACCTCGCGCTGTTCATCACCCATGACGAGTTCTGGCACAAATTCGCCCTCGAGCTCGAACAGCCGGCCTGGCTCACCGATCCTGACTTTGCCACTATGGCCGGACGCTCTGTCCATCGCGACCGGGTAATTGCCGGGATCGAAGCTGTGCTTCGAACAGACGACACTCAGGCCTGGGTGGACCGATTGCGGCCCTTGGGTGTCGTCATCGCCGGCGTTACGACCTTGGATAAGTCGGTCGAGACGAGACTGGTGGTTGACCGTGCAATGGTTGTAACCATTCCCGGCGGTGACGGCGACCTGCGTGTCATCGGCTGTCCGATCAAGGGCAATGCCGAGGCGGTCGGCTATGCTCGTCCGCCGCTCCTCGGGGAGCACAATGACGAGATCTTCCGCGAGTTGGAGGCCATGGAGTGA
- a CDS encoding branched-chain amino acid ABC transporter permease — translation MTTNRTPLLIAAAALAVLVLAPFGLDAYWIYVVSMWMVISISAIGLNIPMGLGSIYSFGHGAFMLVGAYGTAVAMINWDWPFLPAVLLSVAMAALIGAIIGLPSLRLSGFALAIVTFSFGFLMFNLVKASNYTGGPQGMFMPEVAIAGLWNGKGLYYLILAIAIAGLLGFLSLSTGKTGRALRTIGSSELVAQSLGMSLLKYKVLAFVLSAVYAAVSGSLLAVLTSYVGPESFSPELSVNIFAAVIIGGAGTLIGPLFGAMFIVLVPELTQSLQHVSQIVYAILFCLSVTLFPGGLVGIFKTLAQRQRGKTQPGAAS, via the coding sequence ATGACCACGAACCGCACGCCTCTTCTCATTGCCGCCGCCGCGCTTGCAGTCCTCGTGTTGGCACCCTTCGGGCTCGACGCCTATTGGATCTATGTCGTGTCCATGTGGATGGTGATCTCGATCTCGGCGATCGGGCTCAATATCCCCATGGGGCTCGGCTCCATCTATTCCTTCGGCCATGGCGCCTTCATGCTGGTGGGGGCCTATGGCACGGCGGTGGCGATGATCAACTGGGACTGGCCATTCCTGCCGGCCGTCCTCTTGTCGGTTGCCATGGCGGCATTGATCGGAGCGATCATCGGCCTGCCGTCGCTGCGGCTTTCCGGCTTCGCCCTGGCCATCGTCACGTTCTCGTTCGGCTTCCTCATGTTCAACCTGGTGAAGGCGTCCAATTATACCGGAGGCCCCCAAGGGATGTTCATGCCGGAAGTGGCCATCGCCGGCCTGTGGAACGGCAAGGGACTCTACTACCTCATCCTGGCCATCGCGATCGCCGGCCTGCTGGGTTTCCTCAGCCTCTCGACAGGGAAGACGGGGCGCGCGCTGAGGACCATCGGGTCGAGCGAGCTCGTGGCACAGAGCCTCGGCATGAGCCTGCTGAAATACAAGGTGCTGGCCTTCGTGCTCAGTGCAGTCTACGCCGCCGTCTCGGGAAGTCTGTTGGCGGTCCTCACCAGCTATGTCGGGCCGGAAAGCTTCTCGCCGGAGCTGTCGGTGAATATATTCGCCGCGGTGATCATTGGCGGGGCGGGCACGTTGATCGGGCCGCTGTTCGGCGCCATGTTCATCGTGCTGGTGCCGGAACTGACCCAATCGCTGCAGCATGTGAGCCAGATCGTCTATGCAATCCTGTTCTGCCTATCGGTGACCCTGTTTCCGGGCGGACTGGTGGGGATCTTCAAGACACTGGCCCAGCGTCAACGCGGCAAGACTCAGCCAGGGGCCGCCTCATGA
- a CDS encoding ABC transporter substrate-binding protein translates to MLRRYLISAVTAALTLIATSVHAEDGVTSDTVLLGATNATTGPVAAPCSGVAAGAQSYIAKINAAGGVVGRKIQYDLLDDGYSAQRATGNVRRLLQQDKVFAVLGGCGTATAAAALAALEKTEVPYLFPYAGLQRIVEPPKPNVLALLPLYPTQLSVLLPYVIEQAKPKTAALFTFNIAGHEDVQKTMNDILAKAGVKVVVDALMEVSSPERGAFALQAKDANVDLVVLNDSSPGAARFVIEMQRQNWKPKAITGVSTLTDEAFLRAVGNGVDGILMAPGVVLPPNAPEAKDCVDALTEFDKSVPPSHYTMFGCLTAKVMAEGLKRAGTDLTRASLLAAFDGLDGFDPGIAGKIAFSPEQRMGLGALYVFSVEGGAFKVGDSLPIPK, encoded by the coding sequence ATGCTTAGACGATACTTGATTTCAGCCGTGACAGCGGCTCTGACTTTGATCGCCACGTCAGTTCATGCCGAGGATGGCGTCACCAGCGACACTGTCCTGCTCGGTGCGACCAATGCCACGACGGGCCCCGTGGCAGCACCCTGTTCAGGTGTCGCCGCAGGTGCCCAGTCCTATATCGCCAAGATCAATGCCGCCGGCGGCGTCGTGGGTCGCAAAATCCAATACGATTTGCTGGATGACGGCTATTCAGCCCAACGAGCCACGGGCAATGTCCGGCGGCTGCTGCAGCAGGACAAGGTCTTCGCCGTCCTCGGCGGCTGCGGCACGGCGACAGCGGCAGCAGCGCTGGCTGCCCTGGAGAAGACGGAGGTCCCGTATCTGTTCCCTTATGCCGGGCTGCAGCGCATCGTGGAGCCGCCAAAGCCGAATGTGCTGGCCCTGCTGCCGCTCTATCCGACGCAGCTCTCGGTGCTGCTGCCCTATGTCATCGAGCAGGCCAAACCGAAGACGGCCGCTCTCTTCACTTTCAACATCGCTGGGCATGAGGATGTCCAGAAGACGATGAACGACATTCTCGCCAAGGCCGGGGTCAAGGTCGTCGTGGACGCGCTGATGGAGGTCTCCTCGCCCGAGCGCGGCGCCTTTGCCCTGCAGGCCAAGGACGCCAATGTGGATCTGGTTGTACTCAACGACAGCTCGCCGGGTGCTGCCCGCTTCGTGATCGAGATGCAGCGGCAGAACTGGAAGCCCAAGGCGATCACCGGCGTCTCCACGCTGACGGACGAGGCCTTTCTGCGGGCCGTCGGTAACGGCGTCGATGGCATCCTCATGGCCCCAGGTGTGGTGCTGCCGCCAAATGCGCCCGAGGCCAAGGACTGCGTCGATGCGCTCACTGAATTCGACAAATCCGTGCCGCCATCGCACTATACCATGTTCGGCTGCCTCACGGCCAAGGTCATGGCCGAGGGACTCAAAAGGGCGGGAACGGATCTTACCCGAGCCAGCCTACTGGCGGCCTTTGATGGGCTCGACGGCTTCGATCCGGGCATTGCCGGCAAAATCGCCTTCTCGCCCGAGCAGCGCATGGGGCTGGGTGCACTTTACGTCTTCAGCGTCGAAGGCGGCGCATTCAAGGTCGGAGATTCGCTGCCGATCCCGAAGTGA
- a CDS encoding branched-chain amino acid ABC transporter permease, whose amino-acid sequence MSTSLIGSTMATGILNGGIYALLALAIVLIFRTTAVANFAQGDMGTFSVFMLLMFFLPLDIPLWAAWLATIALSGGLGAIVYFVLLRPRPAANHLNLTVRTLGLYTLIYAVVVFLWGAQEPYRIPSLFQQGTVTIGGFSISYDQIGTLAVMAVAAAGFLALFRYTQLGLAMRASAMNPEVASLLGVNVQVIMMSVWILAGIMGAVAGMLIAPISFLETGMMRPYLFKAFTAAIMGGLYSFPGAIVGGFILGVAEAFAAVAISIHMREPFTFMILLLVLLIRPAGLFGSKQRLRV is encoded by the coding sequence ATGAGCACCTCCCTGATCGGCTCGACGATGGCGACGGGCATCTTGAACGGCGGCATCTACGCGTTGCTGGCCCTGGCGATCGTCCTCATCTTCCGCACCACCGCGGTCGCCAATTTTGCGCAGGGGGACATGGGCACATTCAGCGTGTTCATGCTGCTCATGTTCTTCCTGCCGTTAGACATCCCACTGTGGGCGGCATGGCTGGCGACCATCGCGCTATCGGGTGGGCTCGGCGCGATAGTTTACTTCGTGCTGCTGCGACCGCGACCAGCCGCCAACCACTTAAACCTCACGGTGCGCACTCTCGGACTTTACACCCTGATCTACGCGGTGGTGGTGTTCCTGTGGGGCGCCCAGGAGCCTTACCGAATCCCCAGCCTGTTCCAGCAGGGTACGGTCACCATTGGGGGCTTCTCCATCAGCTACGACCAGATCGGCACACTCGCGGTGATGGCCGTGGCGGCAGCCGGCTTCCTGGCCCTGTTCCGCTATACTCAGCTGGGGCTGGCGATGCGGGCCTCGGCGATGAACCCCGAGGTCGCCTCGCTCCTGGGAGTCAACGTCCAGGTGATCATGATGTCGGTCTGGATCCTAGCGGGCATCATGGGCGCCGTAGCGGGCATGCTGATCGCGCCGATCTCATTCCTAGAGACGGGGATGATGCGGCCCTATCTGTTCAAGGCTTTCACTGCGGCAATCATGGGCGGGCTCTACAGCTTTCCGGGTGCCATCGTGGGCGGCTTCATCCTCGGCGTGGCGGAGGCCTTCGCCGCGGTCGCGATCTCGATCCATATGCGCGAGCCATTCACCTTCATGATCCTGCTGCTTGTGCTGCTGATCAGGCCCGCGGGCCTGTTCGGCAGCAAGCAGCGACTGCGGGTGTAA
- a CDS encoding ABC transporter ATP-binding protein has translation MLLDISKISVAHGEVKVLDSLSITADGGEVVAILGPNGAGKTTLLRTVSGLLPVLSGSIAFDGGAIHNHRPHQVARMGVAHVPEGRGLLPELTVTENLRLGTYARGRDKDGSDFDRIYRLFPVLETRGQQQAGMLSGGEQQMLAIARSLLARPKLLLIDELSLGLAPKIARELLSLLRDLAKDGLGILLVEQNVQQTLKVADRVYVMVNGRITFAGTPVELAAQGEIMRLYMGMD, from the coding sequence ATGCTGCTCGACATCAGCAAGATCTCCGTCGCCCATGGTGAGGTGAAAGTCCTCGACAGCCTGTCGATTACCGCGGATGGCGGCGAAGTAGTGGCCATCCTCGGCCCCAACGGCGCCGGCAAGACCACTTTGCTGCGGACGGTCTCGGGGCTTCTGCCGGTGTTGTCAGGATCGATTGCCTTTGATGGTGGAGCCATTCACAATCACCGACCGCATCAAGTGGCCCGGATGGGCGTCGCACATGTTCCGGAGGGGCGCGGCCTGCTGCCGGAACTGACGGTCACGGAGAATCTTCGGCTGGGCACCTATGCGCGCGGCAGAGACAAGGACGGGTCGGATTTCGACCGGATCTATCGTCTTTTCCCGGTGCTGGAGACGCGTGGCCAGCAGCAGGCGGGCATGCTGTCGGGCGGCGAGCAGCAGATGCTGGCCATCGCCCGCAGTCTTCTGGCGCGACCCAAGCTCCTGCTGATCGACGAACTGTCATTAGGATTAGCGCCCAAGATTGCGCGTGAGCTGCTGTCGCTACTGAGGGATCTGGCGAAGGACGGGTTGGGGATCCTGCTCGTCGAACAAAACGTGCAGCAGACCCTGAAAGTCGCGGACCGCGTCTACGTCATGGTCAATGGCCGCATCACCTTCGCCGGCACGCCTGTCGAACTCGCGGCGCAAGGCGAAATCATGCGCCTTTATATGGGCATGGATTAG
- a CDS encoding AMP-binding protein — protein sequence MTTAVTQVGARTIPWRTLSELLRDKACRFGNRQFAEIDGSAISYSALEQQAARLAGGLASAGLGKGDRVATFMFNGPEQLISLFAAARIGAIWTPINGGLVGRDLAYTLEDSGAKLLIVDRENYGKLNAVSPEILKQVHVHVTGTGPLQPGHQSYEALARSSDLGTEPGVEAEDAAIILYTGGTTGLPKGVVLSHMSFILAGLRYGETFGVRAGERHYTTLPLFHAAALQFAVMGPLVNDMTTVLDRRFSVSSYWARVRETGANVIDPIGSMLTLLCQQPKSDRDRDHGVRISIGIFAQIPPEVPQRFTKRFGVPLVSIYGLTEAGGAMITSNRLDDPMEGSTGKTHGWAELRIGDQDDLPVQSGETGQILLRPTHPHMFMLRYHNSPDKTLESFRNLWLQTGDLGRVDEDGNLFYIGRKAHWIRRRGENISAFEIEAILAEMPGIQEAVVIGVPSELGEDDIKAFIIGTAEARAPEAIIAWCQTRMAGFKVPRFIEFVEDFPRSVTKREVERAVLKTRPNDQAWDRERVMGRLSGQARC from the coding sequence ATGACCACGGCTGTCACCCAGGTCGGGGCGCGGACCATTCCCTGGCGAACCCTGAGCGAGCTGCTCCGCGACAAGGCCTGCCGCTTCGGCAATAGACAATTTGCCGAGATCGATGGATCGGCCATTAGCTATAGCGCCCTGGAGCAGCAGGCGGCGCGACTGGCGGGCGGGCTCGCCTCAGCCGGACTCGGCAAGGGCGACAGAGTCGCGACCTTCATGTTCAACGGACCCGAACAGCTGATCAGCCTGTTCGCCGCAGCCCGCATCGGTGCCATCTGGACGCCAATCAATGGCGGACTGGTGGGCCGCGACCTAGCGTATACGCTTGAGGATTCGGGGGCGAAGCTGCTCATCGTCGATCGAGAGAATTACGGCAAACTCAATGCTGTATCGCCGGAGATCCTGAAGCAGGTGCATGTGCATGTGACGGGAACAGGGCCGCTGCAGCCGGGGCATCAATCCTATGAGGCCCTGGCGAGGTCTTCCGACTTGGGCACCGAGCCGGGCGTGGAGGCGGAGGATGCGGCGATCATCCTCTATACCGGCGGCACCACCGGCTTGCCCAAGGGAGTGGTGCTCTCCCATATGAGCTTCATCCTGGCAGGGCTTCGATATGGAGAGACCTTCGGGGTAAGGGCGGGAGAACGGCACTATACGACCCTGCCGCTGTTCCATGCCGCCGCCCTCCAATTTGCCGTGATGGGCCCGCTGGTCAACGACATGACGACCGTGCTTGACCGACGCTTCAGCGTCAGCTCCTATTGGGCGCGGGTGCGCGAGACCGGGGCGAACGTTATCGACCCGATCGGCAGCATGCTCACATTGCTCTGCCAGCAGCCAAAGAGCGACCGAGACCGCGATCACGGGGTCCGGATCTCCATCGGCATCTTCGCCCAGATCCCGCCAGAGGTTCCACAACGGTTTACAAAGAGGTTCGGCGTGCCGCTGGTGTCGATCTACGGACTGACCGAGGCGGGCGGCGCGATGATCACCAGCAATCGGCTCGACGATCCCATGGAGGGCTCGACCGGCAAGACCCATGGCTGGGCAGAGTTGCGAATCGGGGACCAGGACGACCTGCCGGTCCAAAGCGGAGAGACGGGTCAGATCCTACTGCGGCCGACCCATCCGCACATGTTCATGCTGCGCTACCATAACAGTCCGGACAAAACCCTTGAGAGCTTCCGCAATCTGTGGCTCCAGACGGGGGACCTGGGCCGCGTCGACGAGGATGGAAACCTTTTCTATATCGGACGGAAGGCGCATTGGATCCGGCGGCGCGGAGAGAATATCTCGGCCTTCGAGATCGAAGCGATCCTTGCGGAGATGCCTGGTATCCAGGAAGCCGTGGTCATCGGCGTGCCCTCCGAACTGGGCGAAGACGATATCAAAGCGTTCATCATAGGTACGGCGGAGGCGCGTGCGCCAGAGGCCATCATCGCCTGGTGCCAGACTCGAATGGCGGGGTTCAAAGTGCCACGGTTCATCGAGTTCGTGGAGGATTTTCCCCGGTCGGTGACAAAGCGGGAAGTGGAGCGCGCGGTGCTGAAGACACGTCCAAACGACCAGGCTTGGGACCGCGAAAGGGTCATGGGGCGGTTGAGCGGGCAGGCGCGGTGCTAA